A stretch of Portunus trituberculatus isolate SZX2019 chromosome 48, ASM1759143v1, whole genome shotgun sequence DNA encodes these proteins:
- the LOC123498591 gene encoding cuticle protein AMP4-like produces the protein MKTVLLLCLAALATAAPQSPHSQGLQEEQRPLAILEEHHEDSGDGRFKYGYQSENGIAVEVSGEPGEEGQNRVKGMYRFPLPNGTMAEVTYTADEEGFKVQSPLVPPMPEHAKEQIIIAQEQEKQGIVFE, from the exons ATGAAGACt GTTCTCCTTCTGTGCCTGGCCGCCCTTGCCACCGCCGCTCCTCAGTCGCCACACTCCCAAGGGCTCCAGGAGGAACAGAGGCCCCTCGCTATTCTGGAGGAACACCACGAGGACAGCGGCGACGGCAGATTTAAATACGGTTACCAGTCTGAGAACGGGATCGCGGTGGAAGTGTCTGGCGAGCCGGGAGAGGAGGGCCAGAACCGCGTTAAGGGAATGTACAG GTTCCCTCTCCCCAACGGCACCATGGCTGAGGTGACCTACACTGCTGACGAGGAGGGCTTCAAGGTCCAATCCCCGCTGGTGCCGCCTATGCCTGAACACGCCAAGGAGCAGATCATCATCGCCcaggagcaggagaagcaggGCATTGTGTTCGAGTAA
- the LOC123498593 gene encoding cuticle protein AM1159-like, giving the protein MKLVLLACLAAVAVAAPQFNDGRPIVLVLRDDRQDNGDGNFNFGFEADNGIAEERSGTPGLEGQSNMQGSFRFPLPDGTFAEVRYVADEGGFRPESPLLPTPHPLPAHAIEQIRIAEEQRARGEIFQ; this is encoded by the exons ATGAAACTG gTACTCCTCGCCTGCCTGGCCGCCGTGGCCGTTGCCGCTCCCCAGTTCAACGACGGCCGCCCAatcgtcctcgtcctccgtGACGACCGTCAGGACAACGGCGACGGAAACTTCAACTTCGGTTTCGAAGCCGATAACGGTATCGCGGAGGAGAGGAGCGGCACCCCCGGTCTGGAGGGCCAGTCCAACATGCAGGGCTCCTTCAG GTTCCCTCTCCCTGATGGCACCTTCGCTGAGGTTCGCTATGTCGCTGACGAAGGAGGTTTCCGCCCCGAGTCCCCGCTGCTGCCCactccccaccctctccctgcccACGCCATCGAACAGATCCGCATCGCCGAGGAACAGCGTGCGCGTGGTGAAATCTTCCAGTAA